The following are encoded in a window of Perca fluviatilis chromosome 21, GENO_Pfluv_1.0, whole genome shotgun sequence genomic DNA:
- the crp1 gene encoding pentraxin fusion protein has product MSVNTVRFAVGVLGVFGWSLTISSATQVGLSDKVLVFPYETDFSFVAMIPQKEMGLRAFTLCMRVATELPEERQIILFAYRTADYDELNVWREQDGRISFYMSGDGTFFHLPPLTTFRTSLCLTWESRTGLTAFWVEGKRSTYQVYKPGHSIRPKGTVLLGQDPDKHLGGLEAVQSFVGEITDLNMWDFVLSRSMIQAWHYGHKVPKGNIFDWGNMEYELNGNVMVVDDD; this is encoded by the exons ATG agtGTCAACACTGTGAGGTTTGCTGTGGGTGTACTTGGTGTCTTTGGATGGTCTCTGACAATCTCCTCAGCCACCCAAG TGGGTCTGAGCGACAAAGTCCTGGTGTTTCCATATGAGACAGACTTTAGCTTTGTGGCCATGATCCCGCAGAAGGAGATGGGGCTGAGGGCCTTCACTCTCTGCATGCGTGTGGCCACTGAGCTGCCGGAAGAACGTCAGATCATCCTGTTCGCCTACCGCACTGCCGACTATGACGAGCTCAACGTGTGGCGTGAGCAGGACGGACGCATCTCCTTTTATATGAGCGGTGACGGCACCTTCTTCCACCTGCCGCCCCTTACCACCTTCCGCACCAGCCTCTGCCTGACCTGGGAGTCTCGCACAGGCCTCACTGCTTTCTGGGTCGAGGGGAAACGCAGCACCTACCAGGTCTACAAACCTGGGCACAGCATCCGTCCAAAAGGCACCGTCCTCCTGGGCCAGGACCCAGACAAACACCTGGGAGGTTTAGAGGCCGTGCAGAGCTTTGTAGGGGAGATAACAGATCTGAATATGTGGGACTTTGTGCTCTCCAGGAGCATGATCCAGGCCTGGCACTATGGGCACAAGGTCCCCAAGGGCAACATCTTTGACTGGGGCAATATGGAGTATGAGCTGAACGGTAATGTGATGGTGGTGGATGATGACTGA
- the stub1 gene encoding E3 ubiquitin-protein ligase CHIP → MAGSPEKSSTAQELKEQGNRLFLCRKYQEAATCYSKAINRNPSVAVYYTNRALCHVKLQQHDKALADCKHALELDSQSVKAHFFLGQCHLELENYDEAIGNLQKAYNLAKEQRLNFGDDIPSALRIAKKKRWNSIEDKRINQENELHAYLTKLILAEKERELEEYKEKQDDNQNGGDAAKIASKHDKYLMDMDELFSQVDEKRKKREIPDYLCGKISFELMREPCITPSGITYDRKDIEEHLQRVGHFDPVTRSPLTQDQLIPNLAMKEVIDAFIQENGWVEDY, encoded by the exons ATGGCCGGCAGCCCGGAGAAGAGTTCCACCGCGCAGGAGCTGAAAGAGCAGGGGAACCGGCTGTTCCTCTGCCGCAAGTACCAGGAGGCTGCTACATGTTACAGTAAAGCTATT AACCGTAATCCATCGGTGGCAGTGTACTACACCAACAGGGCTCTCTGCCATGTGAAGCTGCAGCAGCATGATAAGGCTCTGGCAGATTGTAAGCATGCTCTGGAGCTGGACAGCCAGTCAGTCAAGGCCCACTTCTTCCTGGGCCAGTGTCACCTGGAGCTGGAGAACTATGATGAGGCCATCGGCAACCTGCAGAAAG CTTATAATCTGGCAAAAGAACAGAGGCTGAATTTTGGAGATGACATCCCCAGCGCCTTGCGCATTGCAAAGAAGAAACGTTGGAATAGCATTGAGGACAAGCGCATCAACCAGGAGAACGAGTTGCATGCCTATCTGACTAAACTCATACTTGCTGAGAAGGAAAG AGAACTTGAAGAATACAAAGAGAAACAGGACGACAATCAAAATGGAGGCGATGCTGCCAAGATTGCATCAAAACAT GACAAGTATCTTATGGACATGGATGAGCTCTTCTCTCAAGTGgatgagaaaagaaaa AAGCGGGAGATCCCAGATTACTTGTGTGGGAAGATCAGTTTTGAGCTGATGAGGGAGCCCTGCATCACACCCAGTGGGATCACCTATGATCGCAAGGACATTGAAGAGCACCTACAG CGAGTGGGTCATTTTGACCCAGTCACCAGGAGTCCCCTGACCCAGGACCAGCTGATCCCGAACCTGGCCATGAAAGAAGTGATTGATGCCTTTATCCAGGAGAACGGCTGGGTGGAGGACTACTAA